From a single Citricoccus sp. SGAir0253 genomic region:
- a CDS encoding ATP-dependent endonuclease has protein sequence MRIQSVGIENFRCLNSVEIDFDAITTFIGPNGAGKSSVLRALNWFFNGGSLDERDVWSGSAELKVRVRVTFDGLTATDREALGEKYAPASAETFTAWRTWTPGEDKMTGNAFVFLPFEEVRSASSASDMKTAWAKVLESHPGLNLPKWSSAPKTEAAMEEWEREHSDQLQESESGGNHLFGFNGRNVLSGIFDFVLVTADLRAHEESVDSKGTIISRILEKTVDRTNADAAFLSLAEEVATKRTEIAAKHLTSQLTDLATDLSEEIAAFTTGRKIRLLPEQPELKPQASKIRVSVVDQLTETDVDRQGHGFQRALLISSLKMLANRGTKESPESVICLAIEEPELFQHPTQARAFSSVLRSLAAASSNGLQISYATHSPYFIDARYFDQIRRVRRTSSDPDSHAEVTITRATVEAVAKKLDGYVDAKVITARWDLVCTQHLSEALFADAVLLVEGDGDKAVFEGIASRDRHLAIDGISVAAAQGKDHLYIPHAILSELGIPTLTVFDNDSGCASRMEKKNKSTRDIRNAVQQHKNDNRAILRYFDVEEEDYPEGLVSPELLAISDTLESVIDDDWPEWNTELESTITSGRGVGNKNAATYALVSENCSVDPSGRLLAPVAGVRSLINAAN, from the coding sequence TTGCGTATCCAATCTGTCGGCATTGAAAATTTTCGGTGCCTCAATAGCGTGGAGATTGATTTCGACGCCATCACCACATTCATCGGTCCCAATGGCGCCGGCAAAAGCTCAGTGCTTCGAGCTCTGAATTGGTTCTTCAATGGCGGCTCGCTTGATGAACGGGATGTATGGTCTGGCAGTGCTGAGTTAAAGGTCCGGGTACGAGTGACGTTTGACGGTCTGACCGCCACGGACCGGGAGGCTCTCGGTGAGAAGTATGCACCGGCGTCCGCCGAGACCTTCACCGCCTGGCGCACCTGGACGCCAGGGGAAGACAAGATGACGGGGAATGCTTTTGTGTTCCTGCCTTTCGAGGAGGTTCGAAGCGCCTCCTCGGCATCGGACATGAAGACCGCATGGGCAAAGGTCCTGGAATCTCACCCAGGCCTCAACCTCCCCAAATGGTCCTCCGCCCCGAAGACCGAGGCGGCCATGGAAGAGTGGGAAAGAGAGCACTCCGACCAGCTCCAGGAATCGGAGTCGGGCGGGAACCATCTTTTCGGTTTCAACGGACGGAACGTCCTCTCCGGCATCTTCGACTTCGTTCTGGTCACGGCTGATTTGCGCGCTCACGAAGAGAGCGTGGACAGCAAGGGCACGATCATTAGCCGCATCCTGGAAAAGACGGTCGACCGAACCAACGCCGACGCGGCTTTCTTGTCGCTTGCGGAAGAAGTGGCAACGAAACGCACCGAAATCGCCGCTAAACACCTCACCTCGCAGCTAACTGACCTGGCAACAGATCTCAGTGAGGAGATTGCGGCGTTCACCACCGGTCGTAAGATCCGGTTGCTGCCGGAACAACCTGAGCTGAAACCCCAGGCATCGAAGATTCGCGTCAGCGTCGTTGATCAACTGACAGAGACAGATGTGGACCGACAAGGTCACGGCTTCCAACGAGCCCTCCTGATTTCAAGCCTGAAAATGCTCGCCAACCGGGGCACAAAAGAATCCCCCGAAAGCGTCATTTGTCTGGCCATTGAGGAACCGGAGCTCTTTCAGCATCCGACTCAGGCACGAGCATTCTCTAGCGTCCTACGATCGCTCGCCGCGGCTTCTTCTAATGGGCTGCAGATCTCCTACGCCACCCATTCTCCCTACTTCATTGACGCACGATACTTTGACCAAATCCGGCGGGTCCGTAGAACCTCCTCAGATCCCGACAGCCACGCCGAGGTCACAATCACACGGGCCACTGTCGAGGCCGTGGCCAAGAAGCTGGACGGCTACGTCGATGCGAAGGTGATCACCGCAAGATGGGATCTCGTCTGCACCCAACACCTGTCCGAGGCCCTATTCGCGGACGCCGTGTTGCTCGTAGAGGGAGACGGGGATAAAGCGGTATTCGAGGGCATCGCATCGCGAGATCGGCACCTAGCCATTGACGGCATCTCCGTGGCAGCCGCTCAAGGAAAGGACCACCTCTATATCCCACACGCCATTTTGAGCGAATTGGGAATTCCAACGTTAACCGTCTTTGACAACGACTCCGGCTGTGCCAGCCGCATGGAGAAGAAAAATAAATCTACAAGAGATATCCGTAATGCAGTTCAACAACATAAGAACGACAACCGGGCGATTTTGAGGTACTTCGACGTGGAGGAGGAGGACTATCCCGAGGGACTGGTTTCGCCGGAGCTGCTGGCAATATCCGACACGTTGGAAAGCGTCATCGACGACGACTGGCCTGAGTGGAACACGGAGCTGGAGAGCACAATCACCAGCGGTCGGGGTGTGGGGAACAAGAACGCCGCGACCTACGCCCTAGTCTCAGAAAACTGCTCCGTCGACCCTTCGGGCCGGTTGCTGGCACCGGTTGCAGGCGTTCGGTCACTTATTAATGCCGCCAACTAA
- a CDS encoding ParA family protein, producing MTEVKAEMPPKVLAVANQKGGVGKTTVTVGLAEIYALHQGRKVLVVDADPQRNTTSALGVTDPEFTLNDVLYGDPDNNQRIHPGSAADAIVPAGIAWQAGIGTLDVIAAERNLAIRERDSMIAREARLRTALRGVAEEYDVILIDCPPSLGMLTVNALTAANYAVLVTEPRVSSFEGLLEIARTMVEVGEAFNENLGIAGIVVNKTRKGRVDQESWMRRMVDEYGDLLIEPALPDREAFAKAHAESRPLVSFGPSVQGSLDPLERIANKVWQGAEL from the coding sequence ATGACTGAAGTTAAGGCCGAGATGCCGCCGAAGGTGTTGGCTGTGGCCAACCAGAAGGGCGGGGTCGGAAAGACCACCGTGACGGTGGGACTGGCAGAAATCTACGCCCTACACCAAGGACGAAAAGTCCTGGTCGTCGACGCTGATCCCCAGCGCAACACCACTTCCGCGTTGGGCGTCACGGATCCCGAGTTCACCCTGAATGACGTGCTCTACGGTGACCCGGACAATAACCAACGCATTCATCCTGGCTCGGCCGCGGACGCCATCGTGCCGGCCGGCATTGCCTGGCAGGCCGGGATCGGTACGCTTGACGTCATAGCCGCGGAGCGCAACTTGGCTATACGAGAGCGGGACTCAATGATCGCCCGCGAGGCCCGTCTCCGAACTGCCCTACGCGGTGTGGCCGAGGAATACGACGTCATCCTGATCGACTGCCCTCCATCACTGGGCATGCTCACCGTCAACGCACTCACCGCCGCCAATTACGCTGTGCTCGTCACCGAGCCCAGGGTGTCCTCCTTTGAAGGGCTCCTGGAGATCGCCCGCACCATGGTCGAGGTGGGGGAGGCATTCAACGAGAACCTCGGCATCGCCGGGATTGTTGTGAACAAGACCCGCAAAGGCCGTGTGGACCAAGAATCCTGGATGCGTCGCATGGTGGATGAGTACGGAGACCTCCTGATCGAGCCGGCTCTTCCGGATCGGGAGGCCTTCGCCAAGGCCCACGCCGAATCCCGGCCGCTGGTGTCCTTCGGTCCCTCAGTACAGGGCAGCCTCGATCCGCTGGAGCGGATCGCGAACAAGGTGTGGCAGGGGGCTGAACTGTGA
- a CDS encoding recombinase family protein yields MRIGYGRVSTRDQHPEAQHDALVAAGCEQVFLDTASGKLARRPELDKALLSANRPGDQLVVTKLDRLGRSLENLIELSKTLQERGVDLVVLDQGIDTSTALGRMFFQIIGSIAEFEHALMSERTRDGLAAARARGRTGGQKPKLGPRQVQLAREMYEETDAEGKRAHTVEQIAREFGVTRPTIYRHLTKP; encoded by the coding sequence ATGCGAATCGGATACGGGCGTGTCTCCACCCGCGACCAGCACCCCGAGGCCCAGCACGACGCGTTGGTCGCGGCCGGCTGCGAGCAGGTGTTCCTCGATACCGCCTCGGGCAAGCTCGCCCGCCGGCCCGAACTCGACAAAGCATTGCTCTCGGCCAATCGGCCCGGGGACCAGCTCGTGGTCACCAAGCTGGACCGGCTCGGACGTTCGCTGGAGAACCTCATCGAGTTGTCCAAGACGCTGCAGGAACGCGGCGTGGACCTAGTGGTCCTGGACCAGGGCATCGACACCTCCACCGCCCTGGGGCGGATGTTCTTCCAGATCATCGGTTCGATCGCCGAGTTCGAACACGCCTTGATGTCCGAACGGACCCGCGACGGGCTGGCCGCTGCCCGGGCCCGTGGGCGCACCGGCGGGCAGAAACCCAAGCTCGGCCCGCGCCAGGTCCAACTGGCCCGCGAAATGTACGAGGAAACCGACGCGGAGGGCAAACGCGCCCACACCGTCGAGCAGATCGCCCGGGAATTCGGTGTCACCCGCCCCACCATCTACCGGCACCTGACCAAGCCCTGA